From a single Miscanthus floridulus cultivar M001 chromosome 8, ASM1932011v1, whole genome shotgun sequence genomic region:
- the LOC136473597 gene encoding cytochrome P450 CYP73A100-like: MAVSAARVAVATAVSLAVHWLLRSFLQAQHPSLGMLLPAAVFLGIAATGNAGAANAPPGPAAVPVFGNWLQVGNDLSHRFLARLSARYGPVFRLRLGVRNLVVISDPRLATEVLHTQGVEFGSRPRNVVFDIFTANGADMVFTEYGDHWRRMRRVMTLPFFTVRVVQQYRDMWEAEMDAVVSDISADGAAQRAGFVVRRRLQLMLYNIMYRMMFDAGFDSVDDPMFVEATRFNSERSRLAQSFDYNYGDFIPILRPFLRGYLRKCKDLQTRRLAFFNNNYVEKRRKVMDTPGDKNKLRCAIDHILQAEKNGEITSENVIYIVENINVAAIETTLWSIEWALAEVVNHPVVQRKVRDEIKAVVGDDEPITESTIHSLPYLQAVIKETLRLHSPIPLLVPHMNLEEAKLGGYTIPKGSKVVVNAWWLANNPELWEKPEEFRPERFLGEEKSVDATVGGKVDFRFLPFGVGRRSCPGIILALPILALIVGKLVRSFEMVPQPGVEKLDVSEKGGQFSLHIAKHSVIAFHPVSA; this comes from the coding sequence ATGGCGGTGTCCGCGGCCAGGGTGGCCGTCGCCACGGCCGTCTCCTTAGCCGTGCACTGGCTCCTCAGGTCCTTCCTCCAGGCGCAGCACCCCTCGCTTGGCATGCTCCTCCCGGCCGCCGTCTTCCTCGGCATTGCCGCGACTGGCAACGCTGGCGCCGCCAACGCGCCGCCGGGGCCGGCGGCCGTGCCCGTGTTCGGCAACTGGCTGCAGGTGGGCAACGACCTCAGCCACCGCTTCCTGGCGCGCCTGTCCGCGCGGTACGGGCCCGTCTTCCGCCTCCGCCTCGGCGTGCGCAACCTGGTGGTCATCTCCGACCCGCGCCTCGCCACGGAGGTGCTGCACACGCAGGGGGTGGAGTTCGGCTCCCGCCCCCGCAACGTCGTCTTCGACATCTTCACCGCCAACGGCGCCGACATGGTCTTCACCGAGTACGGCGACCACTGGCGCCGCATGCGCCGTGTCATGACGCTGCCCTTTTTCACCGTGCGCGTGGTGCAGCAGTACAGGGACATGTGGGAGGCCGAGATGGACGCCGTCGTCTCCGACATCTCCGCGGACGGCGCGGCCCAGCGCGCCGGTTTCGTCGTGCGCCGCAGGCTGCAGCTCATGCTCTACAACATCATGTACCGGATGATGTTCGACGCGGGCTTCGACTCTGTCGACGACCCCATGTTCGTGGAGGCCACCAGGTTCAACTCCGAGCGCAGCCGCCTCGCGCAGAGCTTCGACTACAACTACGGCGACTTCATCCCCATCCTGCGCCCCTTCCTGCGCGGCTACCTCAGGAAGTGCAAGGACCTGCAGACCAGGAGGCTCGCCTTCTTCAACAACAACTACGTCGAGAAGAGAAGAAAGGTCATGGACACGCCGGGGGACAAGAACAAGCTCAGGTGCGCCATCGACCACATCCTCCAGGCGGAGAAGAACGGCGAGATCACCTCGGAGAACGTCATCTACATCGTCGAGAACATCAACGTCGCGGCCATCGAGACCACGCTCTGGTCCATCGAGTGGGCGCTCGCAGAGGTCGTCAACCACCCGGTTGTGCAGCGCAAGGTCCGCGACGAGATCAAGGCCGTCGTCGGCGACGACGAGCCCATCACAGAGTCCACCATCCACAGCCTCCCCTACCTGCAGGCCGTCATCAAGGAGACGCTGCGCCTCCACTCACCCATCCCGCTCCTCGTCCCGCACATGAACCTCGAGGAGGCCAAGCTCGGCGGCTACACCATCCCCAAGGGCTCCAAGGTGGTGGTCAACGCATGGTGGCTGGCCAACAATCCGGAGCTGTGGGAGAAGCCCGAGGAGTTCCGGCCGGAGCGGTTCCTTGGCGAGGAGAAGAGCGTGGACGCCACCGTCGGCGGGAAGGTGGACTTCCGGTTCCTGCCGTTCGGCGTGGGCCGCCGCAGCTGCCCCGGGATCATCCTGGCGCTGCCCATCCTCGCGCTCATCGTCGGGAAGCTCGTGCGCAGCTTCGAGATGGTACCACAGCCGGGCGTGGAGAAGCTCGACGTCAGCGAGAAAGGAGGACAGTTCAGCCTGCACATTGCAAAGCACTCTGTCATCGCCTTCCACCCCGTCTCTGCATGA